The following proteins come from a genomic window of Diceros bicornis minor isolate mBicDic1 chromosome 4, mDicBic1.mat.cur, whole genome shotgun sequence:
- the LOC131402707 gene encoding late cornified envelope protein 3B-like, with translation MSSQQHQQQCQPPPKRPSPKCPPKSPAQCSPPASSGCAPSSEGGCCLSHHRRRRSHRCRRRSSNSCDRGSGQQSGGSDCGQGSGDCC, from the coding sequence ATGTCCTcccagcagcaccagcagcagTGCCAGCCTCCTCCCAAGCGCCCCTCACCCAAGTGCCCCCCAAAGAGCCCAGCGCAGTGTTCCCCTCCAGCCTCCTCCGGCTGTGCTCCAAGCTCCGAGGGCGGCTGCTGCCTGAGCCACCACAGGCGCCGCAGGTCCCACCGATGCCGACGACGGAGCTCCAACTCCTGTGACAGGGGCAGTGGTCAGCAGTCCGGGGGCTCCGACTGTGGCCAGGGCTCTGGGGACTGCTGCTGA